A portion of the Shewanella sp. SNU WT4 genome contains these proteins:
- the chrA gene encoding chromate efflux transporter produces the protein MTWQVLVRFFTLGWVCFGGPAAHIGYFRYTFVEQLRWLDEREFANLVAVSQFLPGPGSSQLGFAIGHHKAGLSGAIAAFIGFTLPSFLLLYLFAITSSQFLHLDAVQGAIHGLKLLAVVIVADAVMALFTQFCHKLAARLIMLTATVALLLVPGTAAQMLVLALAALAGWRWLSSDKHSPKGHDSSSLSGHGMTGINWWWLLAFALLLTLSLWQLTLASNGLMSIFAQFYQAGSLVFGGGHVVLPLLENSVGRSLSSDTFLSGYALAQAVPGPMFSVASFFGAQMWPQAPLMAALVATVAIFLPGFLLLLALIGAWQALCRKPQVMAAVAGLNAAVVGVLLSTLYDPVFTSAVTDSLDMALVLTGLALLRWFRPSILLLIASFVVTGAALAMI, from the coding sequence ATGACGTGGCAAGTATTGGTGCGATTTTTTACCTTAGGCTGGGTGTGCTTTGGCGGGCCTGCCGCCCACATTGGTTATTTTCGCTATACCTTTGTTGAGCAATTGCGCTGGCTCGATGAGCGTGAATTTGCCAACTTAGTGGCCGTTAGCCAGTTTTTACCTGGCCCTGGTTCGTCGCAATTAGGCTTTGCCATAGGTCATCATAAAGCTGGGCTTAGCGGCGCTATCGCCGCTTTTATCGGTTTTACCCTGCCATCATTTCTACTCTTATATTTATTTGCCATCACTAGCAGTCAATTTTTGCATCTAGATGCCGTGCAAGGCGCAATTCATGGGCTAAAGCTGCTCGCCGTAGTGATAGTTGCTGATGCCGTGATGGCGTTATTTACGCAGTTTTGCCATAAGCTCGCAGCGCGTCTGATCATGTTAACTGCCACAGTGGCTTTACTGCTAGTGCCTGGCACAGCCGCGCAAATGCTAGTGCTCGCGCTCGCGGCATTGGCGGGCTGGCGCTGGTTATCCAGCGATAAACATTCACCTAAGGGTCATGATTCATCGAGCCTTAGTGGGCATGGCATGACTGGTATCAACTGGTGGTGGTTATTGGCGTTTGCCTTGCTGTTAACGCTCAGTCTGTGGCAATTAACGCTGGCTAGTAATGGCTTAATGTCGATATTTGCACAGTTTTATCAAGCCGGTAGCTTAGTGTTTGGTGGCGGCCATGTGGTACTGCCATTACTTGAAAACAGTGTTGGCCGAAGCTTAAGTTCTGACACTTTTTTAAGTGGTTATGCCTTAGCGCAAGCAGTCCCTGGCCCCATGTTTAGTGTGGCGAGTTTCTTTGGCGCGCAAATGTGGCCACAAGCGCCACTTATGGCAGCCTTGGTGGCTACGGTGGCCATTTTTTTACCGGGATTTTTACTGTTATTGGCATTGATTGGTGCGTGGCAAGCGCTTTGCCGCAAACCCCAAGTCATGGCTGCTGTGGCTGGATTAAATGCCGCTGTGGTGGGGGTACTGCTTAGCACCTTGTATGACCCAGTATTTACTAGCGCAGTGACGGATTCTTTGGATATGGCCTTAGTGCTAACGGGCTTGGCTTTATTGCGCTGGTTTAGGCCATCGATTTTACTGCTAATAGCAAGCTTTGTGGTGACAGGCGCTGCGCTGGCCATGATTTAA
- the rlmC gene encoding 23S rRNA (uracil(747)-C(5))-methyltransferase RlmC has translation MPVCRHFAAAECLSCPLLDQPMVLQLHTKMTELKSLLPQVDPNVFLAPVTGPELAFRNKAKMVALGAAHQPLLGIVSPQGQSISLCDCPLYPTDMQELLARLQVFVQQAGIPPYRVDKAKGELKFVLLTRSQVNGEYLLRFVLRSEQAIARIERELPKLLSEYPQIKVVSVNLQPVHMARLEGDEEIFLTEQTRLAEVFNQVPLYIRPKSFFQTNPQVAERLYATARDWVAELMAVDSAPKSVWDLFCGVGGFGLHCASQTVAVTGIEIEAEAIACASMSAQELGLSNVSFSALDSTQVAAGKEASEVPDIIIVNPPRRGIGAALCESLSEFAPAHIIYSSCNAKTMAQDLQHIRGYKVTRVQLFDMFPHTHHFEVMALLERI, from the coding sequence ATGCCTGTTTGTCGTCATTTTGCCGCCGCCGAATGTCTATCTTGCCCCCTTCTCGACCAGCCTATGGTGTTGCAATTACACACCAAAATGACAGAGCTCAAGAGCCTGTTACCGCAAGTAGACCCAAACGTATTTTTAGCGCCCGTAACAGGTCCTGAATTGGCGTTTCGCAATAAAGCCAAAATGGTGGCCTTAGGCGCGGCTCATCAGCCGCTGTTAGGCATAGTGAGCCCGCAAGGTCAGAGCATAAGCTTATGTGATTGCCCGTTATATCCTACCGATATGCAAGAGTTATTAGCGCGCCTACAAGTGTTTGTGCAACAAGCGGGCATTCCGCCTTATCGAGTAGATAAAGCCAAAGGCGAGCTTAAGTTTGTGCTGTTAACCCGCAGCCAAGTCAATGGCGAATATCTGCTGCGCTTTGTGCTGAGAAGTGAGCAAGCCATAGCCAGAATTGAGCGCGAATTACCTAAGTTATTAAGTGAATATCCGCAAATTAAAGTGGTGTCAGTTAATTTGCAGCCTGTGCATATGGCGCGCTTAGAAGGCGATGAAGAGATATTTCTCACTGAACAAACCCGTTTAGCGGAAGTGTTTAATCAGGTGCCTTTATACATTCGCCCGAAAAGCTTTTTTCAAACTAACCCGCAAGTGGCTGAGCGCCTATACGCTACCGCCCGCGATTGGGTGGCAGAATTAATGGCCGTTGATTCAGCACCTAAATCTGTGTGGGATTTATTCTGCGGTGTTGGCGGCTTTGGCTTGCACTGCGCGAGTCAAACTGTGGCTGTGACCGGTATTGAAATTGAAGCCGAAGCGATTGCCTGTGCGTCAATGTCGGCCCAAGAGTTGGGTCTGAGTAATGTCAGTTTTAGCGCGTTAGATTCGACCCAAGTTGCAGCCGGCAAAGAGGCTAGCGAAGTACCTGATATCATCATAGTGAACCCGCCAAGACGGGGCATAGGCGCCGCCTTATGTGAGTCGTTAAGTGAATTTGCGCCCGCTCATATTATTTATTCAAGCTGCAATGCTAAAACCATGGCGCAAGATTTACAGCATATCCGTGGTTACAAGGTGACTCGGGTGCAATTATTCGACATGTTTCCCCATACCCATCACTTTGAAGTGATGGCGCTGCTGGAGCGAATTTAA
- the mltC gene encoding membrane-bound lytic murein transglycosylase MltC, producing MKKLLFVIAALWLTACSQTPDAIKPPIKGGGSPLDPGVDVLMASFAKGVKKEWGDDNYLEASRHHYVKYIDGYRTRAHIDFNKGKIYIGTVDNKKTQASLRHAIIETLLMSGDPSEVDLYTDSKVAVSQKPFLLGQVVDQDGQLIEWEWRAERFADYLLANKLSHQQQGDIKVHYIVIDMVNDHLLQRERQYAPLITAAAKRYGIAEDLIYAIIKTESSFNPYAVSRSGAYGLMQVMPNTAGADVFRLVKNRSGVPSRAYLFNPANNIDTGVAYFQILKLRYLKGVTHPTNLQYSMISAYNGGAGGVLTTFNNDRVRAVDDINRLKPEQLYWALTTRHPKDEARRYLQKVLQFKQEFNQGRL from the coding sequence ATGAAGAAATTATTATTTGTGATTGCTGCGCTCTGGCTTACCGCCTGTAGCCAAACGCCCGATGCGATTAAGCCGCCCATTAAAGGCGGTGGAAGCCCGCTTGACCCTGGGGTTGATGTGCTAATGGCATCCTTTGCCAAGGGCGTTAAAAAAGAGTGGGGCGATGACAATTATCTTGAGGCCAGTCGTCATCACTATGTCAAATATATTGATGGCTACCGTACCCGTGCCCATATCGATTTTAATAAAGGCAAAATCTATATAGGCACAGTTGATAATAAAAAAACTCAAGCGAGTTTACGCCACGCGATAATTGAAACCTTGCTGATGAGCGGCGATCCTAGCGAGGTGGATTTATACACAGATTCTAAAGTCGCTGTGAGCCAAAAGCCGTTTTTACTGGGGCAAGTGGTAGATCAAGATGGTCAGCTGATTGAGTGGGAGTGGCGGGCTGAGCGTTTTGCCGATTACTTGCTGGCCAATAAGTTAAGTCATCAACAGCAAGGCGATATCAAGGTGCACTACATAGTGATTGATATGGTGAACGATCACTTATTGCAGCGCGAACGCCAATATGCGCCCTTAATTACCGCAGCGGCTAAGCGTTACGGCATTGCTGAAGATTTGATTTATGCGATTATCAAAACCGAAAGTAGCTTTAACCCTTATGCTGTGAGTCGCTCTGGCGCCTATGGTTTGATGCAAGTCATGCCCAATACTGCGGGCGCGGATGTGTTTAGGTTAGTGAAAAATCGCAGCGGCGTGCCAAGCCGTGCTTATTTGTTTAATCCAGCCAATAACATAGATACCGGCGTGGCTTACTTTCAAATACTTAAGCTTAGGTATTTAAAAGGGGTGACCCATCCGACTAATTTGCAATACAGCATGATTTCCGCTTACAACGGCGGCGCGGGCGGCGTGCTTACTACCTTTAATAACGACAGAGTGCGCGCGGTTGATGATATTAATCGCTTAAAACCTGAGCAGTTGTACTGGGCGTTAACGACGCGCCACCCTAAGGATGAAGCGCGGCGCTATTTGCAAAAAGTACTGCAATTTAAGCAAGAGTTTAATCAAGGGCGTTTATAG
- a CDS encoding class I SAM-dependent methyltransferase, translating into MSITQALQQALQQRQAFFSLSQQQDTDCYRVFHGTVEGCNGLNIDRYGDAWLVQSFHDPLDAAGVDEISACLTAHLDLPVIYNDRSRGNSRINNDLSPQHDALAHDEQIMRENGIKFTSRLRHEGQDPLLFLDMRIGREYMQRHAQDKSVLNLFSYTCGIGTAAAVGGAKQVINVDFSSFALAAGQRNAALNQVSDVCEFVQSDVFPAIRQLAGLAVGGRRQQKLPSYPKLKQQQFDLVFLDPPRYAKSPFGIVDLINDYQSLFKPALLATKKGGTIVCCNNVAKVDKTAWFDSLVRCVNKQGLSVSKVEWLDCHPDFPAFDDNHPLKIVALTIVDNLE; encoded by the coding sequence ATGTCCATTACTCAGGCACTGCAACAAGCTTTGCAGCAACGCCAGGCCTTTTTTTCACTATCCCAGCAACAAGATACCGATTGTTATCGAGTATTCCATGGCACAGTCGAAGGCTGTAATGGTCTTAATATTGACCGCTATGGTGATGCTTGGCTGGTGCAAAGTTTTCACGATCCGCTCGATGCAGCAGGTGTTGATGAGATAAGCGCATGTTTGACCGCTCATTTAGATTTGCCGGTGATCTATAACGATCGCTCACGGGGAAATTCGCGCATTAACAACGATCTCAGCCCGCAGCATGATGCTTTAGCTCATGATGAGCAGATCATGCGTGAAAATGGCATTAAGTTTACTAGCCGTTTACGCCACGAAGGCCAAGATCCGCTGCTGTTTTTAGATATGCGTATTGGCCGCGAATACATGCAGCGCCACGCCCAAGATAAAAGCGTATTAAACCTATTCTCTTATACTTGCGGCATAGGCACAGCCGCGGCCGTTGGCGGCGCCAAGCAAGTCATCAACGTTGATTTTTCATCGTTTGCACTGGCGGCAGGACAGCGTAATGCGGCGCTTAATCAAGTGTCTGATGTGTGTGAGTTTGTGCAAAGTGATGTGTTCCCTGCCATACGTCAGTTAGCAGGATTAGCAGTGGGCGGACGTCGCCAGCAGAAATTGCCAAGCTATCCCAAGCTTAAGCAGCAACAGTTTGATTTAGTGTTTCTTGACCCGCCAAGATATGCCAAAAGCCCGTTTGGCATAGTCGATTTAATCAATGACTATCAAAGCTTGTTTAAACCTGCGCTACTTGCCACTAAAAAAGGTGGCACTATCGTCTGTTGTAATAACGTCGCTAAAGTCGATAAAACCGCGTGGTTTGATAGCTTAGTGCGCTGCGTTAACAAGCAAGGCTTAAGTGTGAGCAAGGTAGAGTGGCTTGATTGTCATCCAGATTTCCCAGCCTTTGATGATAACCACCCACTTAAGATCGTCGCCCTGACGATTGTTGATAACCTGGAATAA
- a CDS encoding AraC family transcriptional regulator, with protein sequence MQKQSLSEDTQATFLLGLYSELASVGALSMLFSFQQQSVKHKLCRLLMNEPSAEHTLASAGQQLGMSRATLTRKLAQEGEHFSDLLAQIRMNHALGLLQQQQSLDDVAKACGYLSDSRFSARFKQQFGVTPSQYANTLVNH encoded by the coding sequence ATGCAAAAACAAAGCTTAAGTGAAGACACCCAAGCGACATTTTTGCTGGGGCTATATAGCGAACTGGCTAGCGTTGGCGCCTTATCTATGCTGTTTAGCTTTCAGCAGCAAAGCGTTAAACACAAGCTTTGTCGCTTACTGATGAATGAGCCGAGCGCCGAGCATACTTTAGCGTCCGCGGGGCAGCAGTTAGGCATGAGCCGCGCCACCCTAACCCGCAAGTTAGCGCAAGAAGGCGAGCATTTTAGTGATTTATTAGCGCAAATTCGGATGAATCACGCCTTAGGTTTATTGCAGCAACAGCAATCTTTAGATGATGTCGCTAAAGCCTGTGGTTATCTGTCGGATAGTCGCTTCAGCGCGCGCTTTAAACAGCAGTTTGGCGTCACCCCGAGTCAATATGCCAACACCTTAGTTAACCATTAG
- a CDS encoding YbhB/YbcL family Raf kinase inhibitor-like protein, protein MRAIHVLSENSVGMTLSSDDIFEGRPMGDDFTFGDGKQNLSSQLSWQGAPANTKSYAITVFDPDAPTGSGWWHWQVVNIPASVTSIGRGASGTIAGARELRNDYGSLGYGGACPPAGHGMHRYHFTLWALPVASLDLPENPSAAIVGFMLNATASASATLTAIYVQE, encoded by the coding sequence ATGAGAGCAATACATGTATTGAGCGAAAACAGCGTTGGCATGACGTTAAGCAGTGATGATATTTTTGAAGGCCGCCCCATGGGAGATGATTTTACCTTTGGCGATGGCAAACAAAACTTATCCTCCCAGTTAAGCTGGCAAGGTGCCCCTGCTAATACTAAAAGCTATGCCATTACTGTGTTTGACCCAGATGCTCCTACAGGCTCAGGCTGGTGGCATTGGCAAGTGGTGAATATTCCCGCCAGCGTTACCTCTATTGGCCGCGGCGCTTCAGGCACCATTGCTGGCGCCCGTGAGTTAAGAAATGATTACGGTAGCTTAGGTTATGGCGGCGCTTGCCCTCCAGCAGGCCACGGCATGCACAGATACCATTTCACCTTATGGGCATTGCCTGTGGCTAGCTTAGACTTACCAGAAAACCCATCGGCGGCTATAGTTGGCTTTATGCTTAACGCCACCGCGAGCGCATCTGCCACCTTGACTGCCATTTATGTGCAAGAATAG
- a CDS encoding cold shock domain-containing protein, which translates to MGSLLKGKLVRWHHDQGYGFIKPDVSVNAGREVFIHISSLKQPSRPPEIGDIILFQLDRQADGKVKAINSAIDACQQTKPQPIESKPIEPQAVVAAESQPTWLFSFGRLVVIAVVILVCAALYRLYTNDSTPAAPSPALQSQAISSSAAPSLV; encoded by the coding sequence TTGGGCAGCTTACTCAAAGGAAAACTGGTTCGTTGGCATCATGACCAAGGTTATGGCTTCATTAAGCCTGACGTTAGCGTTAATGCTGGCCGCGAAGTCTTTATTCATATCTCGTCGCTGAAACAGCCAAGTCGCCCACCTGAAATTGGTGATATTATTTTGTTTCAGTTAGATAGGCAGGCCGACGGTAAAGTCAAAGCCATTAATTCCGCAATTGATGCTTGCCAGCAAACCAAACCTCAGCCCATTGAATCTAAGCCCATTGAACCCCAAGCTGTTGTTGCCGCTGAAAGCCAGCCTACTTGGCTGTTTAGCTTTGGGCGATTAGTCGTAATAGCTGTGGTGATTTTAGTTTGCGCCGCCCTCTATCGGTTATACACCAATGATTCAACACCTGCTGCGCCAAGCCCAGCACTCCAATCTCAAGCCATCAGCAGCAGCGCTGCACCTTCTTTAGTGTAA
- the sodC gene encoding superoxide dismutase family protein, whose translation MNKMLVIGTLVSSLGFSAAHAADVSVVDMALLSADGNQAIGEIVISETDYGLVFTPNLKGLSSGQHGFHVHANGSCDPSTKEGKTVLGGAAGGHFDPDNTGKHGYPWTKDNHKGDLPSLSVNADGTATTPVLAPRLTASDIKGKAIMVHIGGDNHSDHPAPLGGGGARMACGVAK comes from the coding sequence ATGAACAAGATGTTGGTAATTGGCACACTCGTATCTAGCCTAGGTTTTAGCGCCGCTCATGCCGCCGATGTCAGCGTGGTCGACATGGCTTTATTAAGCGCAGATGGCAATCAAGCAATCGGTGAAATCGTAATTAGCGAAACTGACTATGGCTTAGTATTCACGCCTAATCTTAAAGGCTTAAGCTCGGGTCAGCATGGATTCCATGTGCATGCCAATGGCAGCTGCGACCCTAGCACTAAAGAAGGTAAAACCGTATTAGGCGGCGCCGCTGGTGGTCATTTCGACCCAGATAATACCGGTAAGCATGGCTATCCTTGGACTAAAGATAATCATAAAGGCGATTTACCTAGCTTAAGCGTTAATGCCGATGGCACAGCGACCACACCTGTATTAGCGCCGCGCTTAACCGCCAGCGATATTAAAGGTAAGGCGATTATGGTGCACATAGGCGGTGATAATCACTCAGATCATCCAGCGCCATTAGGTGGTGGCGGCGCGCGTATGGCTTGCGGTGTTGCTAAGTAA
- a CDS encoding cobalamin-binding protein has product MTIVALSPHSVELLYAIGAGDRIVATIDHADFPVDAKKIPSIGGYYGISIEKVVSLKPDLVVYWQTGNRPEDIERLKSLGITLYNSDAKTLSSVATTLSELGQLTGLQAEADKVAADYLAQLAMIEQQYQMSPPVSVFYQLWPKPLMTVANGSWIQQIISICHGDNIFADSMSEYPQVNVEQVVMAMPQVILQSENHGNVSGIDWGKWPMIPAVKNKHITQLNADLLHRPTPRALLGIRSLCQALDAARKK; this is encoded by the coding sequence ATGACAATTGTGGCCTTATCGCCCCACAGTGTTGAGCTGCTTTATGCCATAGGTGCGGGGGATCGCATTGTGGCGACCATAGATCATGCAGATTTTCCTGTAGACGCCAAAAAAATCCCAAGCATTGGCGGTTATTATGGGATTTCCATTGAAAAAGTGGTGTCACTTAAGCCTGATCTCGTGGTGTATTGGCAAACAGGCAATCGTCCAGAAGATATTGAGCGCCTAAAAAGCCTTGGCATTACGCTTTATAATTCAGACGCTAAGACGCTCTCATCGGTTGCTACTACCTTAAGCGAGCTTGGGCAGTTAACAGGCTTACAAGCTGAGGCTGATAAGGTGGCGGCTGATTACTTAGCGCAATTGGCTATGATAGAACAGCAATACCAGATGAGCCCTCCTGTGAGCGTGTTTTATCAGTTATGGCCTAAGCCATTGATGACAGTCGCTAATGGCAGTTGGATCCAGCAAATCATCAGCATTTGTCATGGGGATAATATTTTTGCTGATTCCATGTCTGAGTACCCACAAGTCAATGTAGAGCAAGTAGTGATGGCTATGCCGCAAGTGATTTTGCAAAGCGAAAATCATGGTAATGTGTCAGGGATAGATTGGGGTAAATGGCCCATGATCCCCGCGGTAAAAAATAAGCATATCACCCAGTTAAATGCAGACTTACTGCACAGGCCTACGCCGCGCGCCTTACTTGGCATTCGCTCTCTGTGTCAGGCGTTAGATGCTGCTAGGAAAAAATAG
- the cobO gene encoding cob(I)yrinic acid a,c-diamide adenosyltransferase codes for MDKPTEMPTTDTKAERHKQRQQKLKAGVDAKIAAAQDEKGILLVLTGNGKGKSSSGFGTVARAVGHGKRAAVVQFIKGAWECGERNLLEGAGVTFHVMATGFTWETQDKQKDTAAAEEAWLAAEQLLQDESIDCVMLDELTYMLSYHYLDVDRVIKALQHRPPMQHVIITGRACHRAVIEIADTVSEVQSVKHAFDNGIKAQPGFDY; via the coding sequence ATGGATAAACCGACTGAAATGCCAACGACCGACACTAAAGCTGAACGTCATAAACAGCGCCAGCAAAAACTTAAAGCTGGCGTTGATGCCAAGATTGCCGCCGCCCAAGATGAAAAGGGCATTTTATTGGTGCTCACAGGTAACGGCAAAGGTAAATCTAGCTCGGGCTTTGGCACTGTGGCGCGCGCTGTCGGCCATGGTAAACGCGCGGCGGTAGTGCAGTTTATTAAAGGCGCGTGGGAGTGCGGTGAGCGTAATTTGCTGGAAGGCGCTGGGGTGACTTTTCATGTGATGGCCACAGGCTTTACTTGGGAGACTCAAGATAAGCAAAAAGATACAGCGGCCGCAGAAGAGGCTTGGCTTGCGGCTGAGCAGTTACTGCAAGATGAAAGCATAGATTGCGTAATGCTCGATGAGCTCACTTATATGCTGAGTTATCACTACCTTGATGTTGATAGAGTGATTAAGGCGCTACAACATCGCCCGCCGATGCAGCATGTCATCATTACTGGTCGTGCTTGTCATCGCGCCGTGATTGAGATTGCCGATACTGTGAGCGAAGTGCAGTCGGTCAAGCATGCCTTTGATAATGGCATTAAGGCGCAGCCAGGCTTTGATTACTAA
- a CDS encoding cobyric acid synthase, translated as MNALTPIMTQSSQKRAARCLMVQGTTSDAGKTTVVAGLCRVFARQGHKVAPFKPQNMALNSAVTIDGGEIGRAQALQAAACYQAPRNDFNPLLLKPQSDTQAQVVVQGQVLSSVAAKEFFGPHSLKAKAQVFEAILSSYRNLQQQFEMVLVEGAGSPAEINLRAGDMANMGFAEAVDCPVILVADIDKGGVFAQLIGTLMLLSPSEQARIKGFVINRFRGDISLLEPGLKMLEERTGKPVIGVLPYLDNLQLDAEDGFADLPMPTEQQDCINVLVLVTPRISNHTDIDALRQHPRVNLTLVHASSELSTLPAADLIIIPGSKQVRDDLAYLYQQGWDTAIKRHLRYGGKVIGICGGYQMLGLEIDDSQGIEGKAGVSDGLGLLPMVTELKPHKQLRNVSGELQLNGQTAAVNGYEIHCGVSQLLRPNAQAIALESTSDTQARLDGMVSDDKQILGTYVHGLFDNPEAANLLLQWAGLGNSQQAIDMDKLREDNLNRLADTLEQHLDFSLLQLCLDTGNQQHYG; from the coding sequence ATGAACGCATTGACCCCCATTATGACTCAAAGCTCTCAAAAGCGCGCAGCTCGCTGCTTAATGGTGCAAGGCACCACGTCCGATGCCGGTAAAACCACAGTAGTTGCGGGTTTATGCCGCGTCTTTGCGCGTCAAGGCCATAAGGTTGCCCCTTTTAAACCGCAAAATATGGCGCTTAATAGCGCTGTCACTATTGATGGCGGCGAAATTGGCCGCGCCCAAGCCTTGCAAGCGGCGGCTTGTTATCAAGCGCCGCGTAACGATTTTAATCCGCTGTTGTTAAAGCCTCAAAGCGATACTCAAGCGCAAGTGGTAGTGCAAGGCCAAGTGCTCAGCTCAGTTGCCGCTAAAGAATTTTTTGGGCCCCATAGCCTTAAAGCCAAGGCGCAAGTGTTTGAAGCCATTTTAAGCTCGTACCGTAACTTGCAGCAGCAATTTGAAATGGTGCTGGTGGAGGGCGCAGGCAGCCCAGCGGAAATCAATTTGCGTGCGGGTGATATGGCCAATATGGGCTTTGCAGAAGCCGTAGATTGCCCGGTGATCTTAGTGGCTGATATCGATAAAGGCGGCGTATTTGCCCAGTTGATTGGCACCTTAATGCTGTTGTCACCATCAGAGCAAGCGCGCATTAAAGGCTTTGTGATTAACCGTTTTCGCGGCGACATTAGTCTGTTAGAGCCAGGCCTTAAGATGCTAGAAGAGCGCACCGGCAAACCTGTGATTGGGGTGCTGCCTTATTTAGATAATCTGCAGCTTGATGCTGAAGATGGTTTTGCCGATTTACCTATGCCAACAGAGCAGCAAGACTGCATCAATGTGCTGGTGTTAGTAACGCCGCGCATTAGTAATCACACCGATATTGATGCCTTGCGTCAGCACCCGCGAGTAAACCTCACCTTAGTGCATGCCAGTAGTGAGCTAAGCACGCTGCCGGCGGCGGATTTAATTATTATTCCTGGTAGCAAGCAAGTGCGGGACGATTTAGCGTATCTGTATCAACAAGGGTGGGATACAGCGATTAAGCGGCATTTACGTTATGGCGGTAAGGTCATAGGTATTTGCGGCGGCTATCAAATGCTCGGGCTTGAAATTGATGATAGCCAAGGCATTGAAGGCAAGGCTGGGGTCAGTGATGGTCTAGGTTTACTGCCTATGGTGACTGAGCTTAAGCCACACAAGCAACTGCGCAATGTTAGCGGTGAGCTGCAATTAAATGGACAAACTGCCGCTGTTAACGGCTATGAAATTCACTGCGGCGTGAGTCAATTACTGCGCCCTAATGCGCAGGCCATAGCGCTTGAATCTACAAGCGATACCCAGGCGCGCCTTGATGGTATGGTTTCTGATGATAAACAAATTCTCGGCACTTATGTGCACGGCCTATTTGATAACCCAGAGGCCGCTAACTTATTGCTGCAATGGGCCGGTCTTGGCAATAGCCAGCAAGCCATAGATATGGACAAGCTGCGCGAAGATAACCTTAATCGCTTGGCTGATACCTTAGAGCAACACTTAGATTTTTCACTGCTACAACTCTGCCTAGATACTGGAAATCAACAACATTATGGATAA
- the cobU gene encoding bifunctional adenosylcobinamide kinase/adenosylcobinamide-phosphate guanylyltransferase has protein sequence MKHLVIGGCRSGKSRFAEQCIADLVQTYPDYSCHYVATALALDDEMRARIERHQKDRQGGAIKWHTHEVGTELAATLHALNHPQQLVLVDCLTLWLSGYLCDEANLCDEANLCDEANVGDDAKHLVADIGHFNQAKQQLLAAITDFSGHLVIVSNEVGSGIVPLGELSRRFTDEAGWLNQAIAACADKVTLVVAGLPLPLKSRP, from the coding sequence ATGAAGCATTTAGTCATAGGCGGTTGTCGCAGTGGTAAGAGCCGCTTTGCCGAGCAGTGTATCGCCGATTTAGTGCAAACTTATCCTGACTATTCTTGCCATTATGTGGCGACTGCCTTGGCACTGGATGATGAAATGCGCGCGCGTATTGAGCGCCATCAAAAAGACAGGCAAGGCGGCGCCATCAAGTGGCACACCCATGAAGTAGGCACTGAATTAGCGGCGACGTTACATGCCTTAAATCATCCCCAGCAACTAGTGCTGGTGGACTGTTTAACCTTGTGGTTAAGCGGCTATTTATGTGATGAAGCTAATTTATGTGATGAAGCTAATTTATGTGATGAAGCTAATGTTGGTGATGACGCTAAGCATCTAGTGGCTGATATAGGGCATTTTAACCAAGCTAAGCAGCAACTGCTGGCGGCCATCACAGATTTTAGTGGTCACTTAGTTATCGTCAGTAATGAAGTGGGCTCTGGCATAGTACCTTTAGGCGAGTTATCGCGCCGCTTTACTGATGAAGCCGGTTGGCTCAATCAGGCCATAGCCGCGTGCGCTGATAAGGTTACTTTAGTGGTGGCAGGACTGCCTTTGCCGCTTAAATCAAGGCCTTAA